GTACAGTTTACTACCTCATTTCTGAACGAGGAGATTTACagatgtaggatcgagcaagagaggggagagcacacgcggaagcaaataaacgattacattgataatcagttttggtgtacaattcttatggctcaatagcctacttatagtctcacaatgacgatcactcaaagtactttcctaataaaaaacaaactctaaataaagcacactctagaaacacaaagaaactctaaatatagtaaaactctaaaaaaagcaaccgacacaacttgctcttctagttaactcgaacttccaaatatcgcacagtgtgtcaacaacgtatgttgatccaacttgactgcgtcaactgcagtagttgatccacgaaccaaatcaccatatcttggtataacttccaacatcctcccttaaaccaagatatcattcaacgTGAATTCTGTAaacctcttcttccattgataaacgtttgcacgtccttgtcttttatcattttctattcctcttcttccattgataaacgttaacacgttcttgtcttttctcataCCAGAATTCCGTCAGCATTATCAAATTTAATTCACAAACCAATCTTCTTCACAACAATCATCAAACACTCGCTTCACATTCTTCTTCATCGCATCGCAACACAAACCTTAACAAGCTAGAAACAACTCATTGTGCTCTATACAACTTGCTAACCAAACAAAAAACCAAATTCTTTAACTCAACACCGAGCATTGtagatcatcttcttctttcaatcttctcTTCACATGTTACTTTAACAAGAGTCACAACCGACAGTTAGTGATGTCTAGAACCGATCTTTTCACAGTTCACAAAACCTTTCTTCTCTTCTAAAGTACACATGTTGCCATATCTTAACGATCACAACCTTGTTAATTGTTGTGATGTTCTCCTCAACTCATAGGTATTATAACCTCCTTTTGTTGATCACTCTCTTCTCAAATTGCAGCACCAACTGCAACTCAACCAAACACAAATTCCACACTGGAATATCTTCACAACTCTAGACAAATccccactgggattgcttcacaGAATTCTAGCCAAATCCCCACTAGGATTGCTTCACTAAACTCTTAGCCAAATCCCCACACTGGGATTAAGCTTCACTTCACTTATAGATTTTACTCGCCTACAATCTTGTTGTTTTCTCACACATCACCCTTGGTGATTACTTCTCTTTTCTTAATATTGTTGattcttctcttgttccagtcactcCATTTCTTTGTTCGTCAAGaatctctcacaatctttctttTGTTACGCTTCTGgcacaagcaataactaacacaaagtctgccacactttgtaggttTTTCAAGTTTCTCTCACAAATTCTTCAACCACACTTAAGCTTAACATGTTTGAGCTTAAACTTGCTACCATGTCAGGTATTCCAAGTTTCTTCCACAAATTCTTCAACCACACTTAAGCTTAACATGTTTGAGCTTAAACTTGCTACCATCCTCAAACATAACCACCCAAATTTCCTTGTCAATCTAAGTCCCTGAATTCGAATTCAACTTCATCAAGTTGTACCAATCCCTCTTATCAACAGTCTTGCAATACTTTGAGCCTTCTTTGACTTTGAATCCATGACCTAAACCTTCAAACAACAACTCACCTTAAGCTTCTTTACCTTCTAAAATCAAACAATGCTCTATCACAACAACCCTTACTTAAACTACCTCAAcgatcatcaacatacacaaaCTGCTTTCTGCAACACCTCTGTCAGAAACTATCCCACGTTTTTGTTGTCAGCTTATGGCTCAAAAACACTTGAACATGCATACTACCGCAtggtgatttaaaaaaaaaaaatttactcaaAACCGCATGGTGATTTGAAAATCTGGACAACAATTAAACTAATGACAAAACAATATAACTAATAAACAACAAGAGAAGAATCGATGAAGAGGTACGTAAACATAGAATCGAAGTTATACATATCGCCTATGGGGAATTTCGATGAATGCCTCAGTTATCATACTACATTGATGAAAATAATGAAGGAGTGCACGCCCTTTCTAATTGTAAGAAGATGCAGTACCGTGAGAGCTCATGAGAGGCACAACATAGAAGTCTTTATCTACCTCAACTGGAAAGTTCTCAGACTCCTCGTGGATTGGTTGATGTGGTTCTTTCTCTAAGCTTCTTAAGTCTTCTAGCTTTGCAGCAACTTGTTTCATTGTAGGCCTATCTTGGCATTTTGAGTTAAGGCATCCCTTTGCAAGCTCCGCAACAGCAAGTACGTGCTCAGGCTTTCCCTCATTCAATACTCGAGAGTCTAGAATATGGGAGAAATCGTTTACTTCCAGTAACGAAATGAAATAAATAGCTAGGTTTCTTTGTTCCTCCGACCTCTCAAAAGAAAGGGATTTTTCCCTGTTAAGAGTTCTATAAGTACTACACCAGAACTATAAACATCACTTTTTTCCGTCAGTTGGCTGGTCAGAAAATATTCTGGATCCAGGTATCCAAAAGTGCCTTGAACTCGTGTGCTTAAATGAGTTTGATCCAAAGGAACCAACCTCGATGCTCCGAAGTGTGAAACTTTTACAGTGTAATTTTCGTCTAGCAGTACGTTGGTAGACTTTATATCTCTATGAAAGATGGGAATAGAAACATATGAATGTAAATATGCAAGTGCACTTGAAATTTCTGTAGCTATTCGAAGAAGACTATTCCATGAAATGGAGGACATACCATCGTTTAGATGAATATGTTCATAAAGGGTGCCATTAGAATCGTATTCGTAAACAAGCAATGGAACTTTAGTCTCTAGACAACAACCTAAGAGTTTCACCACGTTTCGATGGTTAATCTGACTAAGAATGACAAGCTCGTTTATGAATTGTTCTATTTGGCTCTGGTCCACTACTTGTGATTTCTTAATGGCAACTATTCGATTATCTGATAAAGTTCCCTTGTAAACTGTACCAAAGCCTCCTCGTCCAAGGATACGACTCTCATCGTAATTATTGGTTCAACGTTCTAGGTCTTCTGGAGAAAATATCTTTGTTGAATCTGCACCAACTTCATTCGATGATAGTTTTTGTTCTAGCAGCAAACTACCATTTTGCTCAAAAAATACATTTCTATCTTTCTTTAGCTTTCGTTTCTTCATGATCAAATATAAGCAAGAACCACCGATTATAAGAAACACGAGTAACCCCGAACAAATACCTGCACCAGAACGTTATACGTTTTAGTAATAAAGTCAGATTAAGAAGGATATAAGTTAAGGAATAGAGATGTACCCAAAGTGACTCCTAAAATAGGAAATTCATGTTTCGGGACTACGCAACCAATCCCATCTTTTCTTCCGTCGCCAGAAATGCCATCAGGACAAGAACAATTGTAACAGTTTATAGATCGATCAAGAGAGAGAGACAAGAGCATAAACGCAGAAGCATAAAacgtctacattgataataattttgtatattaattctcatggcttaacatcctatttatattgttcacaaacttgaagaTCACTTAAAGTACTaacctaataaaatcaaactctaaataaagacactttcctaacataacacaAACTCTAAAGGGAAACCGTGTGTTATGTGTCATACGGTTTGTATGCCTTAACAGCCTCCCTCAATCTCATAGGGATTGGAAAAACCGCATGAGATTGGCCATGAAAGTTGTTGATGAAGTGCGGTGCCAATAAACGCCcgagaagtataagaagaagcGCGTCTGTGCGTGAGTTGTAAGGCTGAGACAATGCTGGGCCGAGAAGAGAGGACTGGAAGCAGCTGGACGAGCTGGGCTTGACAGGGAGGAAAATTGCTGGGCTAAAGATGGACTGGACCGAGTAGGAGGACATGAAAAATTGGAAGCAGCTGGACGAGAGAATCTGGAAGCAGCTGAACGAGTTGGGCTTGGTAGTCTTGGTGGGTAATGGGCTTAGACTAATGGTGATGAAGAGAGATAAGTGGTCTTAGGAAACAAAGATGAGAAGAAGCTCGATGACGAGATGGGAAGAACAGGGACGAGTTTATGGAAAGTGGAACAGAGAGATAAGGATGACGTCCAAATTAAAGATCGATCATGTGGTAAGTTTATTATGACAGAGATGGAGGACTGTGATGAAGTTGTCGAATGAGAACAGAGAACGAAAAGCTAAGCAATGGTGAGAGACGAACAAGACCGCAGAGAGAATGAGTTTACTGGTAGGAGGGACGTGACGAAGCCATTATTAATCATTGAGCCTTGCAGGGATAATTGTGCTGCTTCTTTTGATTGACGGAGAATAATTCGAGAACATAACAGAGAAGTTAAGAAGAAGAGACGGGACGATGAAACTTGGAAACTAAAGAGAACGCGAGAGGCATATGTTTGTTGTGAACTGATGGAGACCAGAAgaataatatttgcacaatgGGATAAGAATGTTGTTGACGACTAAAGAAGAGAATGAAGGTTTGTTGCTGATCAAAATATGGTGATGGACTTGAGCTCGAGTTAGACAGCAAAGGGACAATGGAGCTGACTGTTGTTCACGATGAGAAGAACACGAGCAGGCAGGAATGAAGGAGATGGAACCTTATCGAGATGGAGGATTCTGGTGAttattgactttttttttttttttgaagaacgaGAAGGAAGTGTCACTATTGAAAAGAAAACGAGGTTGAGAAAAAAATGGAGGAAAGAATAGAGGATGTAGAGATAGCGGAAGACATGAGGATCAACCGCTATGATACCAAGTTAAAGAtcgatcaagagagagagagaagagcaTAAACGCAGAAGCATAAAacgtctacattgataataattctgtATATTAATTCTCATGgcttaacagcctatttatattgttcacaaacttgaagatcactcaaagtactaacctaataaaatcaaactctaaataaagacactttcctaacataacacaAACTCTAAAGGGAAACAGTGTGCTATGTGTCACACGGTTTGTATGCCTTAACAGTAACTGCCTATAGTATTTGTGCACACACTTGTGCaagaatttttattttcatcctCACAGTCGTTTATATCTGAtttaaaataaccaacttaagaagaagtgaagaacagAAGAGCTCTGAAGATTAAAGGAATGGAATACAATTAGCTTACGTACCTACGCATCCAGGTTTGAGATAAGGGTTTCCTTCGTAATCCTCGTTACAAAAACATTGATATCCAGGATTGTTTACAGGATCCTTGCAATAACTATTAGCCTGGCACATATAAGTTGACGTATTTTTTCGTGCTTCTATACAAGTCTCATGCCTTATCGCCCAATCCAGGGCCATTGATATAACATCTCTATCTTTCCTACGGATACCGACAAGATCCACTGCAGTGAATGTGAAGCTGTCCAACTCAGCGACAAAGCCATAGCTGCAAGGATTGAATGGCCATACCTCGCCACCAGCTGAT
This portion of the Papaver somniferum cultivar HN1 chromosome 11, ASM357369v1, whole genome shotgun sequence genome encodes:
- the LOC113325316 gene encoding wall-associated receptor kinase 3-like encodes the protein MDNKPFFGVVFDKTPFTVSQTKIRLFGVGCNTTAYIEAEIDSIRTRLVANCSSQCESRDKVIEMSCTGSGCCQITIPKLVKGFFGSAGGEVWPFNPCSYGFVAELDSFTFTAVDLVGIRRKDRDVISMALDWAIRHETCIEARKNTSTYMCQANSYCKDPVNNPGYQCFCNEDYEGNPYLKPGCVGICSGLLVFLIIGGSCLYLIMKKRKLKKDRNVFFEQNGSLLLEQKLSSNEVGADSTKIFSPEDLERCCLETKVPLLVYEYDSNGTLYEHIHLNDGMSSISWNSLLRIATEISSALAYLHSYVSIPIFHRDIKSTNVLLDENYTVKVSHFGASREKSLSFERSEEQRNLAIYFISLLEVNDFSHILDSRVLNEGKPEHVLAVAELAKGCLNSKCQDRPTMKQVAAKLEDLRSLEKEPHQPIHEESENFPVEVDKDFYVVPLMSSHGTASSYN